The Ursus arctos isolate Adak ecotype North America chromosome X, UrsArc2.0, whole genome shotgun sequence genome includes the window GAAGCGGTGCTCGCGGTGATGGTGAGCAGGCGGAGCAGACGCGGCCTGTGGCCCCGTCCCttggaactggggggggggggctggcttcCAGGTTTTCGCGGTGCTTTGGCTGCATGCAGCTACTCCTGCGGCTTGGAGCTGTTCCCGCCTGTGTCGGAAGCTTAAACTTCGGGTGAAGTAGATCGCTTGCGGTTCCTTTATTTTGAGGAATCTGCATGTACTTGAGTCTGAGCGCAGCGGGCTGTTTAGACCAAAGACATGTCCATACTCTGTAAAGGAAGCCAGACCCTGacacttttttttcattctgattcCAGGAAGTTCTCACCTTTCCCCTTAAAAAAGATGTAGTGGGcataattttcttcattcttacTTGCATTCAGGAGTAATACATACTTCCACCTGAATTCTCTTATGAGACAAGGAACGTGTTTGAAGGACTGTCTGGGtggtttttgttcgtttgtttttttaccCGTACTTTGGACCAGTAAATGCATCTGAAGGGGAGAAGAAGAGCGATGTGTCAGGCATGGGGGCAGCAGGGCACTTTGAACCTGAGCCGAGGCGCTCTCTTCGCTCCTGCGCTTCTTGCTCGGTGTGGTCACGCGTGTAGTCCGGCATGTTCTCTGGCAGATGTATCCCTGGTCAGCCGAGGGTCTCCTCTGGGTTCCTAGAGACATCCGCAAGCTGCTCTTGCCTCTAGGCCCCCGTGCCCTGGGTAGTCCCCGGGTGGCTCTGCCGTGGTGTGCCCAGAGAAGGCCTGTAAGCCACTCCTTTGTGTCGTGGCCCTCTGCACCATCCAAGGGAGGCTGGTGTGTTTGGCCTCCTCGCCGCTGCCTTGGCGCTTCCTGTGGCAGTCTAGGCTTCCTGTTGTGCTGCGCCTTGTTCCTGCGTAGGCTGCTCCCTGGTCATGGTATCTCATGTACCCATTTGGGGTCTTGCCGGTTCCTCTGATGTGGAGGTGCTCTGCCTGCAGCAAAGTGACGCAGAAGTCGAGGGGAAGGCGGGCTAAGCCACAAGGCCTGCTTGACAGAAGTGCGGACGGAGGGGGGTCCCCTTCTCTGCTGAGGTCTACAGATGGCTTGGGTTTTCAGCTGCTACCTTTTCGGATGCAAATTTGCTTTCAGAACGAAGTAATTTGAGGCAGCCCGCGTTACTCACCAGTCTCAGGCTCTGGGGTGCGGACCCTTACTTTAGCTGCCTTGGCCTGGTTTTGTTCTGATTTCCTCCCCCGACCCAGCCCCCTCACAGATGGATTATTTTGTGACTTAGGGGTTTGTGAGTGTCCCGGCAAAATGCCCATCTCAGGAGTTGCGTGAAGTCAGAAACTCAGCTTAATGTGTGTTTGCTCCTGTTTTTATCTTTCCAGCTCTGTGGGCTCATCGCTTGGGACTCGTGGGTGGCGGTAGCCAGGATAAAAGGGTGAAATGAATAGTTATTACAAGTGTGAGGCCTCCATGTGCTTAGCACTGCTCTTTGTGCATTGGGATTAGGCCTCGAAAGATGGGGCAGCAGAAGAGTTCTAATGGGAAGGCCCTGAGATTTGGGTCCAAAGATTCAGGGTCTCTGTGAACTTTGGGGAAGTCGCCTAACCTcggaccctcagtttcctcctccgcCAAGTGGAGATCATGAGAATAGTAATCACTTCTTTGGAGGGCGGTTGTGCGGATTAGCTAGGATAGTACGACAAGAAATTCTCTGCAAAGGAGAAAGCGCTACACGGATGGTGGTTCTCTGGAGAGCCGCAGACGTGGTCATTCTAGGGCTCAGGGGCAGATCGGTTGTGCCCAGGCATAAAAAGACTGCGGGGAATCCCAGTTCCTGTCCGGAGAACGTTTAACTTGCCCACCTTGGCCACAGTGGAAATGGTAGCCGGAGACAGACGTTGGGGCCCCATTGACCTGGGCCTTGAATGGCCAGGCCACACAGTCTAGTGCCaagctggggagggacagaattGGGATGTGACCTAGGAAAATGAATTGCAAGTGTgtcggggttgggggggggagaaagaaagaaaaggagcctGGAGGGAAGGAACACAAAAGGAATGCTGTAGCAGCAAGGCCTCGAGGGGAGGAGACGAACTTGAACTAGGATGGTGACCATGGGGTGGAAGGGGGGCCGGCTGGAAGAGATGGAAGATTTTCAGCCCGTGGTATAACAGAAGTCCGATAAGCAAACACACCGAGCGGGGGGGCGTCCTCAGGTTAATCAGTTGACACTGCGTCGTGCCGTCGTCAGCTCGGAACTGGATCCCCCAGGAGAGAGATCGAGACTGCGGGTACAGGAGTGGGATCACTCCTGCTGTGGTTGAAACCACGGGCTTCACATCTCTGAGAATGCAAGTAGCGAAAAGAAAAAGGCTATGTGTGGAACTTCGGGGAATGCTCTCCTACAAGGAGCTGGAAGGAAGAGGGACCAGCAAGTTTTCTGAGTCTCTCTGGTTGTGACCTGTATGTGcgcatttctcttctttcttcctctagcTACCATAACTCAGTCGAACTTAACCTTTGCAGGAGAGGGACGTGCAAAATACCTGGATGTTTCCTGCGTGACCTGGAAAACGCGAAGCAGTATTCTGGAAGGAATTTCAAGCAAAATAAGGACAGCCTGGTTCAGAAAATCTACACCCTGTTTAACAGCTCGGTGTTTGATAAAAAGGTACAGTCGACGAATAAGCACTTGATGAGCACCTGTTCTTGGGTGCTGTGAGGTGTGCGGATGTGTTAGCTGTATATTTCCTGCTCGGAGACGTGTCGGTTTAGATGGAGAGGTGATGCACACATCGGTGAAAGAAATAGAGCACGTTTGTGGCTAGTCACCTACGGTACAGACTGTTACCAGCACAAGAGATCAGCAGAGGCACAGAAATCACTGAGAGCCTGAGTGGTCAGGAAATCAGGTTGCCTGCAGGAAGTAAGACTTCTGGTTCTTGAGGGATGGTAGGCAGAGAGAGTagcggggagtgggggagagggcatGTGTTGATCCTTGACTATCTGGAAAAGAGAGGCCTTAGGCTCAAGAATAATGGGAAGGAGCTCTGTGAGCCTGCGCAAGTTACGTAgcccctctctgcctcagtttcctcatctgcaaaacaggaaCGATAATAGTACCCCCTACTTCATAGCATTAttgttatttgtcagagagcaagagggaacgagccgggggtggggcagagggagagggagaagcaggctggatcccaggaccccgagatcatgacctgagccaaaggcagacggacactgaacccactgagccccccaggcgcccctagaattatTGTTAGGCCTAGGGAAGGTAATGTACCTAAAGTGCCTAGAACAGAGCCTCAGCGGTTATTAGGGTTTTCAGACTTGATTATTTCCGCTGACACGACCTTCTGCAGGGAAAGTTCTTAGATCTTTCTGAGGTTCCCCAGCCTTTGGGGAAGTCACTCCTCATGACAGTGGTGTTACATCACAGGACTGCTGAGTGGACTGAGGTGCACGTGCAATTTCAGGTCAGCGCTCTTACGCTGCGGGGAGGAGGGGACGCCCTCTCCTGCCTCAGCAGGTTTGCGTCCCCATGCCAGCAGCTCAGGTCCTGCATGCATATGTGCCGTCAGCCATCTCCCGTGTGTCCTGACGGCCTGTGTGTTGTTTTCACCTGAGCTTCAGCCTGGCTTTTATTCTCCCCAGAATGTTTAGATCTGCagaactcttttatttatttattttttaagattttatttatttgagagagagagagagcatgagccagggggaggggcagagggagaagcagactccccgctgagcagggagactgccgacgtggggcttgatccccaggccccggggatcacgacctgagccctgagccgaaggcagacgctttactgacgagccacccaggcacccctgcagggCTCTTGAGTGAATAGGCTTTGGTGCGCTTGAAGCGGCTTGCTGACTCACTCTGCTCGCTGTTTTTTTCTCAGCTGCCGGAGAAAATAGATATCGGCTGGAATAAAAAGATGCTGAGAACTGCCGGCTTATGCACCACCGGCGAGACCCGTTACCCGAAGAAGCAGCGTTATGCAAAGATCGAGATTTCTCTGAAAGTCTGCGACTCTGCAGGTGATGACAGCTTTCCCGCCGCGCTCTTTGCTTGTGACGCAGGCCTGTGTAGTTACTCTTAGGCACCGGTGTCTCCTGGCAGCCTAGTTGTTCCTGCGTAGATGGGCCTACTGTGCCTTGCTTGGGggacagtatctttttttttagtgttttgggaaaagatttatttatttattttagagagagagagagcacgagcagggggagagggagagagagaatctgaagcagaccacgccgagcgcagagcctgacgcggggctcgatctcatgaccccgagattgagacctgagccaaaatcaagagacggacgcttaaccggctaagccacccaggcgcctctgctcAGAGGACATGATTATCAGCTGTCTCGCCATCCCCGAGAGTCCAACTCGGCCGTCTTTCCATTAGGCTAACTGTCTGTCTGCAGGTAGCTCCCTGTTGCCAGCGGTGCAGTGTCTCCATTCACCCGGTAACTGAGGTTCAAGGTTCCCCCCCCAGCCAGCCAATCACCAAACCTTCAAAATGACCCTCCTGTCCTCGTTCCTTTGCCTCCGCCCAGGTGTgggcccccccccgcccccggtcaCCTCACTCTTCATCTTGCTCTGTTCAGTCTCCAGCACTCCACCACGTTGCTCTcctgctgagccacccggggCTTGTGTGTGGCGGGGTTGAGAGTCTAGGGGTGGTTGGGTGGCAGACCGGAGGGAAGTGGTTCAAGTGCTCATGATTTCTTTCCATCCCTCTCCCAAGACCGTCTCCGGGATACTTTGATCCATGAGATATGCCACGCAGCTTCCTGGCTGCTCGATGGTGTCCGTGATTCTCACGGCGATGCGTGGAAGTATTATGCCAAGAAATCGAATATGGTGCACCCGGAGCTGCCCATGGTCACTCGTTGCCATAACTACCAGATTAACTACAGGATCCATTACGAATGTACTCGGTGCAAAACCAGGTAAGACCCTCCGCCTCCCGACTGTCTTCGGTTCCGTTTCTGCTACGGTCTCCAGCGAACTGACCCTTCGTGATTTTGTTAGTAAGTATGTGACTGGCCGACGCGACGAGTAAACCTCCTCGGCTCCTTTCCACGTCTTGTTTCTCCATGCTCTCCTACGTGGAGCTGGCCTGACCACTGCTGTCGCTTGGTGCCCCACTGTCTGAGAAACCACAGAAAGAGTCTTGCTTTGGGCCCACGGCCAGCAGCTCCGAGAACACGCCGAGGTACGGTGACTGATGCGTttgctctgtgtgtctctttcctCATTAGGGTCGGCCGCTATACCAGATCCTTGAACACCGATCTCTTTATCTGTGCCAAGTGCAAGGGGCCTCTGGTCATGCTGCCGCTAACTCGCAAGGATGGAACCCCCATTGCGCCCCACGTGAGGCCCTTTGCTAAGTATGTGCAGGAGAATTACAGAACGGTTAAGCATGAGACGGAAGGGATAAGCCATGG containing:
- the GCNA gene encoding germ cell nuclear acidic protein — its product is MEVFDISQHSSPHDAAEPDLGENLDQPPSGAEATVELEDEEPAPVVEQPRKRKSKTKNICVTPGKPLISRRSDLLNAPSPPCAPALPALPLPLPLDLPVCSAQPVLPTNLVPSQRHPRDAIFLGTQPNRQFLWCSGSGCGGASWVHFSASCLTGPIFRVQTITFSAVRVSKRRVPSKKKPGAGKTEKCKTGRGTCKIPGCFLRDLENAKQYSGRNFKQNKDSLVQKIYTLFNSSVFDKKLPEKIDIGWNKKMLRTAGLCTTGETRYPKKQRYAKIEISLKVCDSADRLRDTLIHEICHAASWLLDGVRDSHGDAWKYYAKKSNMVHPELPMVTRCHNYQINYRIHYECTRCKTRVGRYTRSLNTDLFICAKCKGPLVMLPLTRKDGTPIAPHVRPFAKYVQENYRTVKHETEGISHGDVMRRLSKDYADKQRQGR